The following coding sequences are from one Bufo bufo chromosome 2, aBufBuf1.1, whole genome shotgun sequence window:
- the LOC120990629 gene encoding gastrula zinc finger protein XlCGF71.1-like, with product MNSDGNFILSLNYNSEDEDIMQRSPVENLNVHSGLHSTDLSYNPPNHEEPSNQSQIVTTSTGQKGVERFQCGEEFPKSSGHSSNRRIHTGEKPYSCSECGKCFTDKSNLVAHVKGHTGQKPYSCSECGKCFTRKSHLITHEKIHTGEKPYSCSECGKYFTQKSDLVTHERRHTGEKPYSCSECGKCCTQKSGLIKHQRIHTGEKPYLCSECGKRFSDKTSLVTHKRHH from the exons aTGAATTCTGATGGAAACTTCATATTATCACTGAATTATAACTCAGAAGATGAAGACATTATGCAGCGCTCTCCAGTAGAAAACCTTAATGTACATtcaggacttcacagtacagatctatCATATAATCCCCCTAATCATGAGGAACCTTCTaaccaatcacagattgttaccacAAGTACAGGTCAGAAAGGGGTTGAAAGATTTCAATGCGGTGAAGAGTTCCCAAAAAGTTCAGGTcattcttcaaacagaagaattcACACTGGTGAGAAGCCatactcctgttcagaatgtgggaagtgctttacagataaatcaaatcttgttgcaCATGTGAAAggtcacacaggacagaagccatattcatgttcagaatgtgggaaatgttttacacggaAATCACATCTTATTACACATGAGAAAATTCACACTGGAGAGAAGCCatactcctgttcagaatgtgggaagtattTTACACAAAAATCTGATCTTGTTACCCATGAAagacgtcacacaggagagaagccatattcatgttcagaatgtgggaaatgttgtaCACAAAAATCAGGGCtcattaaacatcagagaattcacacaggagagaagccgtatttatgttcagaatgtgggaagcgcttttcagataaaacaagtcttgttacacataagagacatc atTAA